The Antarcticibacterium flavum genome contains the following window.
AATTGAAAATCCAGATAAGGATGAGCTTTTTATAGGTGACCACGAGAAATCATTCCTGGAATTGGTTTCAACAGATTATATCCCGCAGGCAGAGCTGGTTTTTACTAAAGCGAGAGGTAAAGATCAACGGGCAAATGAAGTGGTAAATCTTGAAGAATTCATTTCAGTTAAAGGGATTAAAGCGCTTGGAAACCAGTTGACTACAGAAAAATTAAACAAATAAACCTATTGGATCCCCGTACCTTATGAACCTGAAGTTGTTCCTACCGAGGAGCTGGAGGTGAAGGATGAGGAAACAGTGGAAAGTAACACACCAAACCTTGCAGAAGGTGAGATAAGAAAAAGTTCCCAGGGGCCAGACAAAATTATTTGATGAGTAATGGGGTTTTTAAAGGAATTTAAGGAGTTTGCTGTAAAAGGCAATATGATAGATATGGCGGTGGGGATCATCATAGGTACCGCCTTTAATAAGGTGGTAGATGTGCTCGTGAAACAGGTCGTAATGCCGCCACTATCAATGATGACAGAAGGGGTTAACTACGCTTCAAGGAGAATAGTCCTGCGGGAAGGTGTTGCAGAACAGCCGGGTGTTTCCCCTGCAGTAGAGGAGATAGCAATAGGATATGGAGCCCTCGTGGAGGCACTCATAGATTTTTTGATTATAGGGATGACCATATTCCTGGTGGTGAAATTAATGAACAGGTTTCGAAGAAAATCTGAAGATCCCAAAGACAAAACAGTCGAAACTCCAAAGAATATTGAATTGCTTACCAATCTTAATGAGTTAATGGAGGAGCAAAATAAATTATTACGAAAAGGCGGGCAAAATAACTGATATTACTCAATACGTTTAACCTCTCCCTTTTCTTTCTGGCTGTCTCCAACCAGGCCGTACTCAAAGGTGTAGGAGTCTTTCCCTGTCGTAAGGATCTTTATATGAATTGGCTGTCTCTCTGCCCGGTTCTTCGGGTTTAAATTCTTAATTATATACTCGCAATCATTCAGCCAGAAGAGGTATCGGTTTTCCCCTGGAAATGATCAATTTCAATAGAGTCATTTCTTACAAATCTTGAAGTGACGATCTCCCCATTGAGGTAAGTTTCAAATTCAAAGGTTCCGGTCCTGTAACTGGCACAATCCCGTTCAGGGGAATAACATCCGGTGAAT
Protein-coding sequences here:
- the mscL gene encoding large conductance mechanosensitive channel protein MscL → MGFLKEFKEFAVKGNMIDMAVGIIIGTAFNKVVDVLVKQVVMPPLSMMTEGVNYASRRIVLREGVAEQPGVSPAVEEIAIGYGALVEALIDFLIIGMTIFLVVKLMNRFRRKSEDPKDKTVETPKNIELLTNLNELMEEQNKLLRKGGQNN